A stretch of Rhizobium sp. TH2 DNA encodes these proteins:
- a CDS encoding GGDEF domain-containing protein, producing the protein MESTSALSFLLPIMMVTFSAVFLVLSRFNVPSGRAWGLGFGFSALGFIASVVPLPVEIGALSGDAFFVAGFFFYAEALLVQFSIPLYRRERAIFVLVYLLIDLYVVLVERSLHAELFLNDVATSCLLGFALLKVMDRATKLADRALIVMSSLVVLDTLARVMVFVFLVKSSNRLEDFATSSYAWAMQITTSAVGLLFALSVLGSITAATLLSYRDAADRDPLTGLYNRRGFDGALAPKKDSGRYEGTVLICDIDHFKQVNDRFGHAAGDRVIAELAAELGNSLPAHAISARFGGEEFVIFIPGASLAEGGVLAQSIRIRFAARDWRHIAIDRQITVSFGVAAIGESEASPVEAMVRADECLYAAKAAGRNQVVLEGGRFELRSAPEQLIEAAERLRAANA; encoded by the coding sequence ATGGAATCGACCTCCGCCCTATCTTTCCTGTTGCCGATCATGATGGTGACATTCTCAGCCGTGTTCCTCGTTCTGTCGCGCTTCAATGTGCCGTCGGGCAGGGCATGGGGATTGGGCTTCGGTTTCAGCGCGCTCGGATTCATTGCGTCGGTCGTGCCGCTGCCGGTGGAAATCGGCGCTCTTTCGGGCGATGCATTCTTTGTCGCGGGCTTCTTCTTCTATGCCGAGGCTCTCCTCGTACAGTTCTCGATACCGCTCTACCGGCGCGAGCGTGCCATCTTCGTTCTGGTCTATCTGCTCATCGACCTCTATGTCGTGCTTGTCGAACGCAGCCTGCATGCCGAACTCTTCCTCAACGATGTCGCCACCTCCTGCCTGCTCGGCTTCGCCCTGCTGAAGGTGATGGACCGCGCGACCAAGCTCGCCGACCGCGCGCTGATCGTCATGAGCAGCCTGGTGGTGCTCGACACATTGGCGCGGGTCATGGTGTTCGTCTTCCTCGTCAAATCGAGCAATCGGCTGGAGGATTTCGCGACGTCGTCATACGCCTGGGCCATGCAGATCACGACCAGTGCGGTCGGCCTGCTCTTTGCGCTCTCCGTTTTGGGTTCGATCACCGCGGCCACGCTTCTCAGCTATCGCGATGCGGCCGATCGCGATCCGCTGACGGGACTTTACAACCGGCGCGGCTTCGATGGCGCGCTTGCGCCGAAGAAGGATTCCGGGCGGTATGAAGGCACTGTCCTGATCTGCGATATCGATCATTTCAAGCAGGTCAACGACCGTTTCGGGCATGCCGCAGGCGATCGGGTGATCGCCGAGCTGGCGGCCGAACTCGGCAACAGCCTGCCCGCCCACGCGATCTCGGCACGCTTCGGCGGCGAGGAATTCGTGATCTTCATTCCGGGTGCCAGCCTTGCCGAAGGCGGCGTGCTGGCGCAGTCGATCCGCATCCGCTTTGCAGCCCGGGACTGGCGTCACATAGCCATCGACCGGCAGATCACCGTGAGTTTCGGCGTCGCCGCCATCGGCGAAAGCGAAGCCTCGCCGGTCGAGGCCATGGTCAGGGCAGACGAGTGTCTCTATGCCGCCAAGGCCGCCGGCCGCAACCAGGTCGTGCTCGAAGGCGGCCGCTTCGAACTTCGCTCCGCACCTGAACAGCTCATCGAAGCCGCTGAACGCCTCCGTGCCGCAAACGCCTGA
- a CDS encoding 2'-5' RNA ligase family protein: MLNQLDFGSGPKPPTRRPTGSNLFTALRPDEATARQVHTVARDIRDMYRAHRQPLSSRRLHVSLINLGHSEELEDSMIFTAREAIDKARFEPFTITFDRIMTFKQETARPVVLCGNGENIGLLKLTAQLADALDGVGLDVGYNPTFLPHMTLLYHHAPIEDHHLSTPITWTVNEVWLIHSLLGQGRYEFLWPLRN; this comes from the coding sequence ATGCTCAATCAACTCGACTTTGGATCGGGACCGAAGCCGCCGACGAGGCGGCCCACGGGCAGTAATCTTTTTACCGCGCTGCGCCCGGACGAGGCGACCGCGCGACAGGTGCATACCGTCGCCCGCGATATCCGAGACATGTATCGCGCCCATCGTCAGCCGCTGTCATCCAGGCGGCTCCATGTGAGTTTGATCAATCTTGGCCATAGCGAAGAGCTGGAAGACAGCATGATTTTCACGGCAAGGGAGGCGATCGACAAAGCCCGTTTCGAGCCCTTTACGATCACGTTCGACCGCATCATGACCTTCAAGCAAGAAACGGCGCGGCCTGTCGTCCTGTGCGGTAACGGCGAAAACATTGGGCTGCTGAAGCTCACGGCACAACTGGCCGATGCACTCGATGGCGTCGGCCTGGACGTCGGCTACAATCCGACGTTCCTGCCACATATGACGCTGCTCTATCACCATGCGCCGATCGAAGATCACCACCTTTCGACCCCGATCACATGGACGGTGAACGAGGTATGGCTGATCCACAGCCTGCTGGGACAGGGGCGCTATGAATTTCTTTGGCCGCTGAGGAATTGA
- a CDS encoding methylated-DNA--[protein]-cysteine S-methyltransferase, with protein MSRKIQHYHIFETAGGFCGIAWNDAGITRFQLPTSTHDGTERLLPRRIAGAEPATPPVEVADTIAQVKRYFAGETVDFSDVTLDLSNQEDFFKEIYAAARRIGWGHTTTYGTLAKELGARPEAARDVGEAMAKNPVALIIPCHRVLAAGNKIGGFSAPGGSNSKQRMLELEGVQVAPPKPVQQSLAL; from the coding sequence ATGAGCCGGAAAATTCAGCACTATCATATCTTCGAAACCGCCGGCGGCTTCTGCGGTATTGCGTGGAATGACGCGGGCATTACGCGCTTCCAGCTGCCGACCAGCACCCATGATGGCACCGAGCGCCTGCTGCCGCGCCGTATCGCGGGTGCCGAGCCCGCGACGCCGCCTGTGGAAGTGGCTGACACCATTGCCCAAGTGAAGCGTTATTTCGCCGGAGAGACGGTGGATTTCTCTGATGTGACGCTTGATCTCTCCAATCAGGAGGATTTCTTCAAGGAAATCTACGCCGCCGCGCGCCGCATCGGCTGGGGCCACACCACCACTTATGGCACACTTGCAAAGGAACTCGGCGCGCGACCGGAAGCGGCGCGCGACGTCGGCGAGGCGATGGCGAAGAACCCCGTTGCGCTGATCATCCCCTGCCATCGCGTGCTGGCGGCCGGCAACAAGATCGGCGGCTTCTCGGCGCCGGGCGGCTCGAATTCCAAGCAGCGCATGCTGGAACTGGAGGGCGTCCAGGTCGCGCCACCCAAGCCGGTGCAGCAATCGCTGGCGCTGTAG
- a CDS encoding methylated-DNA--[protein]-cysteine S-methyltransferase, producing MLIHTIMDDHVIGPIRMVADGGRLLAMEFGDVEHRLMPMLRARFGKEPMLEPVHEPSEITSAIRAYFEGDLTALDAIEVDGGGTEFQRHAWEALRAIPPGETRTYGQMAVTLGRPNAARAVGMANALNPVSLVVPCHRLVGGNGSLAGYGGGIERKRWLLEHERRLSARIQMPVMA from the coding sequence TTGCTGATCCACACGATCATGGATGATCACGTCATCGGCCCCATCCGTATGGTGGCCGATGGCGGCAGGCTGCTCGCCATGGAGTTCGGCGATGTCGAGCACCGGTTGATGCCGATGTTGCGGGCACGATTCGGGAAAGAGCCGATGCTGGAACCAGTGCACGAACCGAGCGAGATCACATCCGCCATCCGTGCTTATTTCGAAGGCGATCTCACGGCGCTTGACGCGATCGAGGTCGATGGCGGCGGCACGGAGTTCCAGCGCCACGCTTGGGAAGCCTTGCGCGCCATCCCACCCGGCGAAACCCGCACCTACGGCCAGATGGCCGTAACACTCGGCAGGCCGAATGCCGCGCGCGCCGTGGGGATGGCCAATGCGCTCAACCCCGTCAGCCTCGTCGTGCCCTGCCACCGACTGGTCGGCGGCAATGGGTCGCTGGCCGGTTATGGCGGCGGCATTGAACGCAAGCGCTGGCTGCTGGAGCATGAACGGCGCCTTTCAGCGCGGATACAAATGCCCGTCATGGCATGA
- a CDS encoding bifunctional allantoicase/(S)-ureidoglycine aminohydrolase, whose protein sequence is MTKPNYYAPKGGSPAQTELLTGRAVFTEAYAVIPKGVMMDIVTSYLPFWSGTRLWIIARPLSGFAETFSQYIMEVAPGGGSEQAEPDPHAEGVLFVMEGEVTIELAGMSHVLAPGGYAFLPPSSGWRLQNRGSVAARFHWIRKTYEAVPGLDIPEPIFTNERDIAPTPMAGTEGKWATTRFVDPLDLRHDMHVTIVTFEPGAIIPFAETHVMEHGLYVLEGKAVYRLNQDWVEVEAGDFMWLRAFCPQACYAGGPGKFRYLLYKDVNRHMKLGR, encoded by the coding sequence GTGACAAAGCCAAACTACTACGCGCCGAAAGGCGGCTCGCCGGCGCAGACGGAACTGCTCACCGGCCGCGCGGTCTTCACCGAGGCCTATGCGGTGATTCCGAAGGGCGTGATGATGGATATCGTCACCAGCTACCTGCCCTTCTGGAGCGGCACGCGTCTCTGGATCATCGCCCGCCCGCTCTCCGGCTTTGCCGAGACCTTCTCGCAATACATCATGGAGGTCGCCCCAGGCGGCGGCAGCGAGCAGGCGGAACCGGATCCGCATGCCGAGGGTGTGCTTTTCGTCATGGAAGGCGAAGTCACGATCGAACTGGCGGGAATGTCCCACGTTCTCGCACCCGGCGGCTATGCCTTCCTGCCGCCCTCGTCGGGTTGGCGGCTTCAAAACCGCGGATCGGTTGCGGCCCGCTTTCACTGGATCCGCAAGACCTATGAGGCCGTTCCGGGTCTGGATATTCCGGAACCGATCTTCACCAACGAGCGGGATATCGCCCCGACGCCGATGGCGGGTACGGAAGGCAAGTGGGCGACGACCCGCTTCGTCGATCCCCTCGACCTTCGCCACGACATGCATGTCACGATCGTCACCTTCGAACCCGGCGCCATCATCCCCTTCGCCGAAACCCATGTGATGGAACACGGCCTCTATGTGCTCGAAGGCAAGGCGGTCTATCGGCTGAACCAGGACTGGGTGGAAGTCGAGGCCGGCGACTTCATGTGGCTGCGCGCGTTCTGCCCCCAGGCCTGCTATGCGGGGGGGCCGGGGAAGTTTCGGTATCTGCTGTACAAGGATGTCAACCGGCACATGAAGCTGGGGCGATAG
- a CDS encoding type II toxin-antitoxin system VapC family toxin produces the protein MIAIDTNLIIRYLTGDHPVQSPRAREIIDGQAVFAAVTVILEVEWVLRSTYGYRGPDVARALRAFGGLETVIVDDAAIVAKTLDTMEEGMDFADALHLGKSAHCEAFVTFDRKFVKAAQAIGRTEVREA, from the coding sequence ATGATCGCGATTGATACCAATCTCATCATCCGATACCTGACGGGCGATCATCCGGTCCAGTCACCGCGCGCTCGAGAGATTATCGACGGTCAGGCCGTGTTTGCGGCTGTCACCGTCATCCTGGAAGTCGAGTGGGTGCTGCGTAGCACGTACGGCTATCGTGGACCCGATGTCGCCCGCGCCTTGCGGGCTTTCGGCGGACTGGAAACGGTGATCGTGGACGATGCAGCCATCGTTGCCAAGACGCTCGACACTATGGAAGAGGGCATGGACTTTGCCGATGCCCTGCACCTTGGCAAATCCGCGCACTGTGAAGCATTCGTCACCTTCGATCGCAAATTCGTGAAGGCCGCGCAGGCAATCGGCCGCACGGAAGTTCGCGAAGCCTGA
- a CDS encoding AbrB/MazE/SpoVT family DNA-binding domain-containing protein, producing the protein MVQAENPTTVVSTKGQVILPKAIRERRDWEAGTRLIVEDTPDGVLLKQAPVFPVTRPEDVFGMLPHHGAPKTLEEMDEGVVAEARRRHDRD; encoded by the coding sequence ATGGTTCAGGCTGAAAACCCCACAACAGTCGTCTCGACCAAGGGTCAGGTGATCCTGCCGAAAGCAATCCGCGAGCGGCGGGATTGGGAGGCTGGCACGAGACTTATCGTAGAAGATACGCCGGATGGCGTGCTTTTGAAGCAAGCCCCTGTTTTCCCGGTGACGCGGCCGGAGGACGTGTTCGGCATGCTTCCCCACCACGGAGCCCCAAAGACCTTGGAAGAGATGGATGAGGGCGTCGTAGCCGAAGCCCGCCGCCGCCATGATCGCGATTGA
- the guaA gene encoding glutamine-hydrolyzing GMP synthase yields the protein MTQTAHSDTVLIVDFGSQVTQLIGRRVREAGVYSEVIPFQSAEEAFHRLRPKAVILSGSPHSVLDEGSPRAPQVVFDSGLPILAICYGQQTTAIQLGGQVEGGHAREFGRADVEILKASPLFDGVWEVGKKYPVWMSHGDRVTRAPEGFEVIGVSENAPFAITVNEAKRYYTTMFHPEVVHTPDGAKLLSNFVHKIAGIPADWTMSAYRARAVEAIRNQVGDGRVLCALSGGVDSSVAALLIHEAIGDQLTCVLVDHGLMRKNEARDVVAMFREHYNLHLIHVDASDMFINALEGESDPEKKRKTIGRLFIEVFEEEAKKLGGAEFLAQGTLYPDVIESVSYSGGPSVTIKSHHNVGGLPARMNMQLVEPLRELFKDEVRVLGKELGLPESFIGRHPFPGPGLAIRCPGGITREKLEILREADAVYLDEIRKAGLYDKIWQAFAVLLPVQTVGVMGDGRTYEFVCALRAVTSVDGMTADFYHYDMNFLGRAATRIINEVRGINRVVYDVTSKPPGTIEWE from the coding sequence ATGACCCAGACAGCTCATTCCGATACCGTTCTCATCGTGGATTTCGGCAGCCAGGTGACTCAGCTCATCGGCCGGCGCGTGCGCGAGGCAGGCGTCTATTCCGAAGTCATTCCCTTCCAGTCCGCCGAAGAGGCCTTCCACAGGCTGCGCCCCAAAGCGGTGATCTTGTCGGGCAGCCCGCATTCGGTGCTCGATGAAGGCAGCCCACGGGCGCCGCAGGTGGTGTTCGATTCCGGCCTGCCGATCCTCGCTATCTGCTACGGCCAGCAGACCACGGCGATCCAGCTCGGCGGCCAGGTCGAAGGCGGCCATGCCCGCGAATTCGGACGTGCCGATGTGGAGATCCTGAAAGCCAGTCCGCTGTTCGACGGCGTCTGGGAAGTCGGCAAGAAATATCCGGTCTGGATGAGCCATGGCGACCGCGTCACTCGCGCGCCCGAGGGCTTCGAGGTCATCGGCGTGTCGGAAAACGCGCCTTTCGCGATCACCGTCAACGAGGCGAAGCGCTACTACACGACGATGTTCCACCCCGAAGTGGTCCATACGCCCGACGGCGCCAAGCTGCTCTCGAACTTCGTTCACAAGATCGCCGGCATTCCTGCTGATTGGACCATGTCGGCTTATCGCGCCCGTGCCGTCGAGGCGATCCGCAACCAGGTCGGCGACGGCCGCGTGCTCTGCGCGCTTTCAGGCGGCGTCGATTCCTCGGTCGCAGCCCTTCTCATCCACGAAGCGATCGGCGACCAGCTGACCTGCGTGCTGGTCGATCACGGCCTGATGCGCAAGAACGAGGCGCGCGACGTCGTCGCCATGTTCCGTGAGCACTACAATCTGCATCTGATCCATGTCGATGCGTCCGACATGTTCATCAATGCGCTGGAAGGTGAGAGCGACCCCGAGAAGAAGCGCAAGACCATTGGCCGGCTGTTCATCGAGGTCTTCGAGGAAGAGGCCAAGAAGCTCGGTGGCGCGGAATTCCTCGCCCAGGGCACGCTCTATCCCGATGTGATCGAAAGCGTCTCCTATTCCGGCGGCCCATCGGTCACCATCAAGTCGCATCACAATGTTGGCGGTCTGCCCGCGCGCATGAACATGCAGCTTGTCGAACCGTTGCGCGAACTCTTCAAGGACGAAGTCCGCGTACTCGGCAAGGAGCTCGGCCTGCCCGAGAGCTTCATCGGTCGCCACCCCTTCCCCGGCCCGGGCCTGGCGATCCGCTGCCCCGGCGGCATAACCCGCGAGAAGCTCGAAATCCTGCGCGAAGCCGACGCCGTCTATCTCGACGAGATCCGCAAGGCGGGCCTCTACGACAAGATCTGGCAGGCCTTCGCCGTGCTGCTTCCGGTCCAGACCGTCGGCGTGATGGGCGACGGCCGCACCTACGAATTCGTCTGCGCGCTGCGCGCGGTTACTTCTGTGGACGGCATGACGGCGGATTTCTACCACTACGACATGAACTTCCTCGGCCGCGCCGCGACGCGGATCATCAACGAGGTGCGCGGGATCAATAGGGTCGTGTACGACGTGACGAGCAAGCCGCCCGGCACGATCGAGTGGGAGTGA
- a CDS encoding 5'-methylthioadenosine/S-adenosylhomocysteine nucleosidase (Enables the cleavage of the glycosidic bond in both 5'-methylthioadenosine and S-adenosylhomocysteine), with the protein MSDRLKLIGDKAVLFVMAAEAEYGPHLKALFSPVMTGVGPVEAAVQLTATLAGLVLDGRKPDLVVSLGSAGSATLEQAEVYQATSVSYRDMDASAFGFPKGTTPFLDLPAVLPLDIRIPGVKQATLSTGANVVSGAAYQTIDADMVEMETFAILRACMNFSIPLIGLRGISDGKAEVSHINDWTEYLHVIDEKLADVVNAMITAIESGTLGGFPHS; encoded by the coding sequence ATGAGCGACCGCCTGAAGCTCATCGGCGACAAGGCCGTGCTGTTCGTGATGGCGGCCGAGGCCGAATATGGTCCGCATCTCAAGGCGCTGTTCTCGCCGGTCATGACAGGTGTCGGGCCGGTAGAGGCGGCCGTGCAACTGACCGCGACGCTGGCAGGCCTTGTACTCGATGGCCGCAAGCCCGATTTGGTCGTCTCGCTCGGTTCGGCCGGTTCCGCGACCCTCGAACAGGCAGAGGTCTATCAGGCCACATCCGTCTCCTACCGCGACATGGATGCCTCCGCATTCGGATTTCCCAAGGGCACCACGCCGTTCCTCGATCTGCCGGCGGTCCTGCCGCTCGATATCCGCATTCCCGGCGTCAAACAGGCCACGCTTTCGACCGGCGCCAATGTCGTATCCGGCGCAGCCTACCAGACAATCGACGCTGACATGGTCGAGATGGAGACATTCGCCATTCTCCGCGCCTGCATGAATTTCAGCATTCCACTGATCGGGTTGCGCGGCATTTCCGATGGCAAGGCCGAGGTCAGCCATATCAATGACTGGACCGAGTATCTCCATGTCATCGACGAGAAACTCGCCGATGTCGTCAACGCCATGATCACGGCGATCGAGAGCGGCACACTCGGCGGATTTCCTCATAGCTGA
- a CDS encoding PaaI family thioesterase — MDHQDHDFRERIRTSFANQGAMALLGAELTRIQQGIVEIELSYRPDLTQQHGFLHAGVISAALDAACTYAAYTMIEPDVSILTIEFKVNLLSPGKGDRFLFRGEITKPGSNIIVADGRAYAIGDGPAKLIASMTGTKMALRGREDIRG; from the coding sequence ATGGACCATCAGGATCACGATTTCAGGGAACGGATAAGGACGTCCTTCGCCAACCAGGGCGCGATGGCGCTGCTCGGTGCGGAACTGACCCGTATCCAGCAGGGCATAGTGGAGATCGAGCTGTCCTACCGGCCGGACCTGACCCAGCAGCACGGCTTCCTGCATGCGGGCGTGATTTCGGCGGCGCTCGATGCCGCCTGCACCTATGCCGCCTATACGATGATCGAGCCCGATGTTTCGATCCTCACCATCGAATTCAAGGTCAATCTGCTCTCGCCTGGCAAGGGTGACCGCTTCCTGTTTCGCGGCGAGATCACCAAGCCTGGCTCCAACATCATCGTCGCGGACGGTCGCGCCTATGCGATCGGCGACGGCCCGGCCAAGCTTATCGCCTCGATGACCGGCACCAAGATGGCCCTGCGCGGCCGCGAGGACATACGCGGATGA
- a CDS encoding AEC family transporter → MFDVALNVLPIFLMILIGWAVVASGYLKPEAGIALSEFVFKLAVPVLIFRTLAEADFHGAFPVRLWIAYFAGVAVTWAVGHIIASQLFRTDQRTATVAGVSAAFANNVFIGLPLVDRLVGPKGMVAVSILLAVHLPIMMVASSLLIERAERRDIGKQSEGWYALFRYLGLNLSRNPLVFGVLGGIIWHFSGIPLTGVPKIVADQLAAVAAPAALLSLGMAMRRYGLGGNAALASSSSVLKLFLLPACVLVFSKLLGLSHEWQAALVLTSSVPTGINAWLIAAQFRTAEKLAASTITLTTGFGVLTVMFWAWMVG, encoded by the coding sequence ATGTTCGACGTCGCCCTCAATGTCCTGCCGATCTTCCTGATGATCCTCATCGGCTGGGCTGTCGTAGCCTCCGGTTACTTGAAGCCAGAAGCGGGGATCGCGCTTTCCGAGTTCGTCTTCAAGCTGGCAGTACCCGTGCTGATCTTCCGGACCCTCGCGGAAGCGGATTTCCACGGCGCCTTTCCGGTACGGCTGTGGATCGCCTATTTCGCGGGCGTGGCGGTGACCTGGGCCGTGGGTCACATCATCGCCTCGCAGCTTTTCCGTACCGACCAGCGCACGGCGACGGTTGCCGGCGTGTCCGCCGCCTTCGCCAACAATGTTTTCATCGGCCTGCCGCTGGTCGATCGTCTCGTTGGACCAAAGGGCATGGTGGCGGTCTCGATCCTGCTTGCGGTTCATCTGCCCATCATGATGGTGGCGAGTTCTCTATTGATCGAACGGGCGGAACGGCGCGACATCGGCAAGCAATCCGAGGGGTGGTACGCACTCTTCCGCTATCTCGGGCTCAATCTCAGCCGCAATCCGCTGGTCTTCGGTGTCCTGGGCGGCATAATCTGGCATTTCTCGGGCATTCCACTCACCGGCGTGCCGAAGATCGTCGCCGACCAGCTGGCGGCCGTCGCAGCACCCGCGGCATTGCTTTCACTCGGCATGGCTATGCGGCGCTACGGCCTGGGCGGCAATGCGGCGCTCGCCTCGTCATCGTCGGTGCTGAAGCTCTTTCTGCTTCCTGCCTGCGTACTGGTTTTCTCAAAACTTCTGGGACTGAGCCACGAATGGCAGGCGGCGCTTGTGCTGACCTCGTCCGTGCCAACCGGCATCAATGCCTGGTTGATCGCGGCGCAATTCAGGACGGCCGAAAAGCTCGCAGCCTCCACCATCACCCTGACGACGGGTTTTGGCGTGTTGACGGTGATGTTCTGGGCCTGGATGGTGGGCTGA
- a CDS encoding glutathione S-transferase family protein, whose product MSLILYYHPLASYCHKVLIPLYENGTEFEPRHVDLASEESSAELVAAWPVGKFPVIKDVTRNVIVPETTIIIEYLDQFRPGAIRFIPDDPDAAREVRLWDRFFDLYVSTPMQKIVGNRLRPADMTDDYGVIEARNNLDTAYEMLEKQLASGQWAAGADFSMADCSAAPALFYAECVHPFTAAYPNLATYFDRLMTRPSVARVIEEARPYFQYFPFNEAIPARFLG is encoded by the coding sequence GTGTCATTGATCCTTTATTACCATCCGCTCGCCTCCTATTGCCACAAGGTGCTGATTCCGCTCTACGAGAACGGCACCGAATTCGAACCCCGGCATGTCGATCTGGCGAGCGAGGAATCGAGCGCCGAACTGGTCGCCGCCTGGCCCGTGGGCAAGTTTCCCGTCATCAAGGACGTCACGCGCAATGTGATCGTGCCCGAGACGACCATCATCATCGAATATCTCGACCAGTTCCGTCCGGGCGCGATCAGGTTCATTCCCGACGATCCCGACGCGGCGCGCGAAGTGAGGCTCTGGGACCGGTTCTTCGACCTCTACGTCTCGACGCCCATGCAGAAAATCGTCGGCAACCGTTTGCGACCCGCCGATATGACCGATGATTACGGCGTCATCGAAGCGCGCAACAATCTCGACACCGCCTATGAGATGCTGGAGAAGCAGCTCGCGTCCGGCCAATGGGCTGCCGGCGCCGATTTCAGCATGGCGGACTGCTCGGCGGCACCCGCGCTGTTCTATGCCGAATGCGTGCATCCCTTCACGGCGGCCTATCCCAACCTCGCAACCTATTTCGACCGGCTGATGACCCGGCCGTCGGTGGCACGGGTCATCGAGGAAGCGCGGCCCTACTTCCAGTATTTTCCGTTCAACGAAGCCATTCCGGCACGATTTCTGGGCTGA
- the ptsN gene encoding PTS IIA-like nitrogen regulatory protein PtsN, which yields MALADILQPEGIIPALRAHTKKQLLVELAANASKLTGISEREIFDVVLQRERLGSTGVGGGIAIPHGKLKALNKIIGVFARLETPVDFEALDDQPVDLVFMLLAPEGAGADHLKALSRIARALRDQDLVARLRSSETVPAIDACLNQEQASAA from the coding sequence ATGGCTTTGGCGGACATTCTGCAGCCGGAAGGGATTATCCCGGCGCTCCGTGCACATACGAAGAAGCAATTACTGGTAGAACTTGCGGCCAACGCCTCCAAACTCACCGGAATCTCCGAGCGTGAAATCTTCGACGTCGTGCTCCAGCGCGAGCGCCTCGGCTCGACCGGCGTCGGTGGCGGCATCGCCATTCCGCATGGCAAGCTCAAAGCGCTGAACAAGATCATCGGCGTGTTCGCGAGACTCGAGACGCCTGTCGATTTCGAAGCTCTCGACGACCAGCCCGTCGATCTCGTCTTCATGCTGCTCGCGCCCGAAGGCGCCGGCGCCGATCATCTCAAGGCACTCTCCCGGATCGCGCGCGCGCTCCGCGACCAGGATCTGGTGGCGCGGCTCAGGTCTTCCGAGACCGTGCCTGCCATCGACGCATGCCTCAATCAGGAGCAGGCCTCCGCGGCCTGA
- the hpf gene encoding ribosome hibernation-promoting factor, HPF/YfiA family, whose protein sequence is MSVRVTGKHMDIGDSFRTRITGQIHEAIGKYFDGGFSSQVLVEKAGSRFSADCKIHLDSGANLHAEGKANDPQVAFESAFERIEKRLRRYKRKLRDHHHGENRAATEIAYTVLDSVSDEEEDVAENFAPAIVAETTKKLATMTVATAVMALDMTDEPMLMFRKPGTSELNIVYRRNDGNIGWIDSANIKG, encoded by the coding sequence ATGAGTGTGCGTGTGACCGGCAAGCATATGGACATCGGCGATTCGTTCAGAACCCGGATAACCGGGCAGATTCACGAGGCGATCGGAAAATATTTCGACGGCGGCTTCTCAAGCCAGGTGCTCGTGGAAAAGGCCGGCTCGCGGTTCAGTGCTGATTGCAAGATACATCTTGATTCCGGTGCCAATCTCCATGCCGAAGGCAAGGCCAACGATCCGCAGGTCGCCTTTGAAAGTGCCTTCGAACGCATCGAAAAGCGTCTGCGCCGCTACAAGCGCAAGCTCCGCGACCATCATCACGGCGAAAACCGGGCGGCGACCGAAATCGCCTATACCGTGCTCGACTCCGTTTCCGACGAAGAAGAAGACGTCGCCGAGAACTTCGCGCCGGCAATCGTCGCCGAGACGACCAAGAAGCTCGCCACCATGACCGTCGCGACCGCCGTGATGGCGCTCGACATGACGGATGAGCCGATGCTGATGTTCCGCAAGCCGGGCACGTCAGAGCTCAATATTGTATATCGCCGCAATGACGGTAATATCGGCTGGATCGATTCCGCCAATATCAAAGGCTGA